In Zingiber officinale cultivar Zhangliang chromosome 3A, Zo_v1.1, whole genome shotgun sequence, the DNA window tTGTCAGAGGTGGGGTGAATATGTTTCAAGAAAACTACAACCATCACAAGTCTTGGTCCATTTGCTTGCTTGGCCTCTCTGCCCGGCTGGCCGCACGCTAACTCGGCTACCTGCTCGGCCACTCGGCCTCTCTGCCTACTCAGCCACCTGTTCGCTCATTCGGTTACTCTGCCTGACCGGCCACTTAGCTGCTTCACTCGTCCGACCGCACGCTCGCCCAGTCGCTTGCTCATCCAACCACTTAGTTTTTCTACCCAGTCGGTCGAATACTCGCCCGACCGCCCATTCGCTTGTTCGGTTGCTCTACCCGACTAGCCACTTAGCTACTTCATTCGTCTGGCCATAAGCTTGTCCAGCCACTTGCTCACCCAACCACTCAGTTTTTATGCTCGGCCAGTCGAATACTCACTTGGCCGCTCACTCACTTGTTCTGTTGCTCTGATCGACCACTTGGCTGCTCTACTTGCTCAGCGACTTGGTCACACTGCCCGCTTGGATTCTCTGCCCTGCCAGACATTCAGCCTTTCAGCCCGCTCGACTGCACTATCCGGTCAACCTATTTGCTCAGTCGCACTGTCACTCGGTCGCTCGACCCGACCAGCTACTCTACTAGCTCAGCCGATCTACCCGCACGATCTTCCTACTCGGCCGATCTGCTTGCTCAGCCTCTTAGCCCACTTTGCCACTGCTATTACAGTCTGCCTTCAGTACTTGGCAGAAACCATCCCCCATTGGTAGCTTATGATTATTTGATCAGGTCATCTCGACAGATATATTGAATTTATTTCATTGTAATTTAAATTTGGCTAATTCCCCAAATCTCCGGCAAGATGTGTaagtttaagaaaagaaaaggagcCAAGTCAGAATTTAATGATGAAAGCCAACAAGGACGAACTGGATTCTAGCACATCCCTTGACAAAGATGAAAGAGCAtatagtgatatgggttatagtGAGCGGATCTCGAAGATGACATGGTGGTCAAAGACAAGATAAGATAGGGGTCAAAGTCAGAATAGTGAGTACGATGACGTACTCTGGCCCTGAGGGGACGCCCTTAGGTGGATCGATGAGCTAATCATAACACTAATCGAGTCCTCATGACCCAGAAGAATAGATAAATATCAACCAGATGAGTAGCTGGTCTGGTGGCTCGGAGCCAGACGTGGCATAGATCTGAAgggcaacatgaaatctcaataCAACAACGGCTCGCAAACCGAAATACAATAATGACTTATAGGCTGGCACACAATCGTGGCTTGCAGGCCGATGGGTCGGACAACCTAAGTGTTGAAATATATAATACAGAAGCAAATAAATATAAGAAAGAACTAGAGAGACAAGGAAAGGAAAGACAATTGcttctttattattaattaataattgtcATAGGCTAACTCACCTATTTATAGGTATTGTCAAGATAATATatagaaaatataataataaatatggaaatatattattataaatatgttaataataaatatagaaataatgaaaaatatgatTTAGATTACAATCCAAACATgataaatcatcaataattaaaatcaacATCTGAATCtcctgaattactatctttgtcatcattatcctcccccccccccctcggacaaactcaacgggagatACTTCAACGTTGAGTTTGGTTGTTAACCAATCATATTTTCTATAGCAAAATCCACCAGTACGATCAACAAAACGACATagtagaaggagaagaaagagagaggaAGATAAAGAGGGATGAAATTTGATGTCCTTGAAATtaagagaaaaacaagaagaaaaagataaaagagGAGGAATTGAACCTCACTAAAAAGAAGATagaaatgagaaaaaaagaggacaAGAAGAGTAAGAGAGAGGAGCTTTAGAGTAACTTATTGATTTGGGAGAGAAAAAGTAAGAGGAAGACATTTGTGAGTAGAAGatttttatcaaaacttgaaagaagaagaagtggaacaTTAATGAGGAaagataagaaaaataatttcggACTACTTTTGAGAAGGAAACAACAAGAGAAGggaaataaaaaaatagttgctAAAAGCCAAAAAAATGAGGGAAGGGAAAGAGAGGAGAAAGAAACTTCTAAGAAAGCATAAGAGACTATAGAGGAGGCTGGAAAGAAAGTATGAGAGAAGGTGATGCCGATGAAGGAGGTGTCATAAAGTGAACTTGAACCTACgaagaagaaagcgaagaaagCAGTGGAATTGGTGAATTTTTAAGGAAAGGGGGTGACTCCTAGACTTTTGTAACAAGGAGTTGCTGCCGTGGGTGCTACATCCGGTGTCGCCCTCAGCTAGTTGCTAACTTGCGTACGGATCTGTAATTTGTGGTGAAGAAAATGATGCATAGAGAAGAGGTTGCAACATGCATTATGGTAAAAAGAAGCAATATAGAAAGAAAGAAAGTAAGTAAGAAGAGCTAGATACTTTAGCAACAGTATAAAGAAGAGAGAAATTGATGGAAAGAAAAATTAGGAGAAAGAGAAATTGGTTGCTATTATCgagcaaagaaaaataaagaaattgaTGGGAAGAAACTAATGATCATGcctctgataccatgttgaaaTACATAATGTGGAAGCACATAGACATAAAAAAAGAACTAGAGAGACTAGGAAAGAAAAGACATTTGCTTCTTTATTATTGATTGATAATTATCATAGGCTAACTCACCTATTTATACATATTGTCAAGATAATATAtggaaaatataataataaatatgggaatatattattataaatatggtaataataaatatagaaataatgaaaaatatagTTTGGATTACAATCCAAACATgataaatcatcaataattaaaatcaatctcTGAATCtcctgaattactatctttgTTGTCATTAGTGAGAACCTGAAAGATACTCGACTATGGTGCAATGCCTCTGTAGTGAAGCCCTTCCAAGTATACCTAAACTTAATGGAGTACTTCACGTAGATCGCCAACATAACGAAGGATATTCAGATTGAAACAGATGCAGAGAGTGCAGCGCCCTTAAACCCAAGTTCGAAGACATGAACAGTCACATAAGCCAAGCCTACATTGATAAGAAGTGGAACCACTGAGCAGACCACCAAAGGGATCACAACTGTTTGAGTATGTAGAAACCTCAGCATGCACTGCGAGAGTGCATATGCGTAGAGGCCTGGGATCAGGCACTGGAGATAGAGGGTGGCCATGTTTGCCACTTGGGGCTCCTGGTGAAGCCAAATGAGTATGGGCTCTGAGAAGTACCATGAGACGGAGaccaagatggagaagaagatggagatGATGATTGAGGATTGGAGGTATATTCCCAACATTTTGTAGAGCATTGTGCCATATGCTTGGCTGCATAGAGTCTCAAGAGCCCCACTCAAGCCAACCTTGAGAGAAAATCCGGTGACTGTGCCCCAGGAGTTGACGAGGGTGGCGCCGGCGAGGTGGAGATCGCCCAGATGGCCGGCGAAGAGTTGATGGAGACGAGAGTAATGTCGTAGTAGGAGACGTTGGTCAGGATCATAGGGAAGGCGAAGTAGAGTTGTGTGGTGATGGCACCGCTCAGGCCGACGAAGCCCTTGAGGAGGCCGATGACGATGTCGCGGTTTGTCGGGAAGTTCTTGACGCAGGTGATAAGGGCGCTGGTGTTGGCGAACGTTTGGGGGTTGGCGCCGACACAAATAAAGAGGCACATGAGCCAGACGCGGGGTGGTACGGTGCGGCCAGTGATGGCGAGATAGATCATGAGGTAGCCGAAGAGGTTCATAGCGACGCCGAGGGAGAGGACGACCCACGACGGCGTGACCTCGTTGATGAGGCCGGAGCGACGCTGGCACCGAGGTCCTTGAAGAAGGAGATGGTGTTGAGGGTGGACTGATCATAGCCCAAGGAAGTCTCGATGTCCTTGGAGTAGATGGAGAAGTTCAGCCCCTTGATCAGCGTCGCCATTTCCACTACCTTGCGGTAGGTGCCAACGTCGCCGATCGACACAGGCTTCTGGATTTTGAGCAACAGATTTCCGCTAGGGTCGCAAACGGCTATTGCAATGGCGGCAAGATGGACCAAACGACCATTCGATAAGTGCTCACTAACCATGCCCTTGAAGTAGAGGAGAAAGTTAGGCTCCTCGATGACCTGGACGTTCTTAATAGGCCGCTCGAAATGGTCTCGAAATTCCTCCCACTCGTCCTCTGGCATCTTGTCGATATCG includes these proteins:
- the LOC122050234 gene encoding protein DETOXIFICATION 18-like, encoding MNLFGYLMIYLAITGRTVPPRVWLMCLFICVGANPQTFANTSALITCVKNFPTNRDIVIGLLKGFVGLSGAITTQLYFAFPMILTNVSYYDITLVSINSSPAIWAISTSPAPPSSTPGAHQAYGTMLYKMLGIYLQSSIIISIFFSILVSVSWYFSEPILIWLHQEPQVANMATLYLQCLIPGLYAYALSQCMLRFLHTQTVVIPLVVCSVVPLLINVGLAYVTVHVFELGFKGAALSASVSI